Part of the Plasmodium knowlesi strain H genome assembly, chromosome: 11 genome is shown below.
AAACTATATTAGcatggaggaggaagaagtttTTATGCACAACTATAGAAACAaaacaagtaaaaaaaatgaattaactTTCTCCAACTTGGATGAAAAAACCATTTCAAAAATTCAACAAGttttagaaaaattttctatagattcttttaatttaaattttatccTGTACAGTATTTTTAACAATACTAAACCTATCGTCATCGTTGACATTAGGGAATTAAAATCTGATCTATCCTACAAACTGTACACAAGCAAAATGCACATCATCCCATATTCCCTACTCGTCGGGGATTATATCCTCACCAAGGATATCTGCgttgaaaggaaaagtatcGTGGACCTCATTCAGTCATTAAATAATAACAGGTTGTACAATCAGATCAATCAAATGTCCAAATATTATTCCATCTATGTGTTGCTAATAGAATTCAATACAAAACATCTCTTTTACTTCTCTTCCCTTAGCGATAAAAGCTCCGTTTACACTAAGTTAATCATTCTGTGCCTCCAGTTTAGTAGACTGAAAATTCTGTGGAgtcctttttctctctttacCGTTAAACTTTTTTGGTCTCTTAAAATTAATGCTGAGCAACCCGACATCTTCAAGTCGCTCCACATCGACATGACCCTGGAACGGGATGCCCACGAGCACCTCGACAGGGATTCCAGGCGGGGCCAAGCGAAGTCGACACCCTCAACGGAACTGCTACCAATAACGCAATCACTACCACTAACGCAATCACTACCACTAACGCAATCACTACCACTAAGTGAACCCCTATCCACAACGCAATCGCTACCCATGTCGAGTACCCCCCATGCGGAGCCCCCCACCCCAGCGCAACAACCTAGCCAAAACACCCTCGAGCGCCTAGACAGCTACGCAGAAAAAACGTCCAacaacgaaaatgaaaaggaaaaggaaaatgaaaatgaaaaggaaaaggaaaaggaaaatgaaaatgaaaaggaaaatgaaaatgaaaatggaaatgaaaacgaaaatggaaatgaaaaggaaaatgaaaatgaaaaggaaaatgaaaatgaaaatgaaaacgaaaatgaaaacgaaaatgaaaatgaaaatggaaatgaaaacgaaaatgaaaaacagcCAGACGCCTATAAGTACGAAACAATAAGTGACCTCTTCGACAAAAATTTAAgtccccccccaaaaggtGAAGGGACCAGTTACACCCTAAAAAGAATGGAGAGCATCACCAACTGGAACGCTCTGGAAATATTGAAAGCACTCCCGGGCGttacggaaaaaaatatgcacctCATCATCAACAACGTGAAATCGTTGCGCGATCTATGCGAAAAAACGGTCGAGGAGTTGGAAGCCTACATGAGCAAGAGTAATGCTAAGATGCTCTACGAATTTTTTAACACAGACGCGGCATGATCCCTCCCTTACCTTGAATCACGTACGACAAATGGACCTCTTCGGAGGGGAAATATTAATCCCAGTGATTACTACCCCATTAACATCAGTCACTCTCCCGCTTGTCATACTTTTtcgtgcactttttttttttttttttttttttttttttttgttaccttCCCCCATCGTCTTTCTTGTTATCCATTTGTTCGGCCAACCGATGGAAACACTTCACCGTCCTCTCCCTCGATCATTTGATTATTCAAACTTCGCATATGAAATGATTCTTCGGATGGGGCCTCACTACGGGTCTCCAACTAACGTTTTAATTCCGATCGACGCATCGGAAATTGGATACGCAAACAAACAGGTCTAGCCGATTCCCCCTTTCGTTACTCTCGCACGGTTATCGTTCATAATAGGTCTACACCgatagaagaaaattatccaTGTAAgttctcctcattttgttACACATCCATCGTaagggaaatatatttaactCAGTCCGTGTCGTGCACGCCTTCCTCGCAGTAGCACACTGAGAACAGGATACTTCACTTTGAGGGGGATCGAAAATGGGGATACACACACTGTATACTGTCATATGCAGATCAGCAGAACAGAAGagacattccttcttctctcccctttttacacACGCCAAATATGATTAAATCACATTTTCCTATCATAATGGGGCACCTTCCTAGTGATGTAGTTCATCACGTGAAAATGCACCAAAGGGGTAactaaacattttttttttttttttttttttttttttttttttttttttttaactcctctCACTTTGGGATAATCACCAattagaaagaaaaatccaTCACACTGATTAATCAGATCTGATGTCGCATGGGTAATGCCTCCGTACTAACAcattatgttcattttttttaaatcgctAGCTATAATCGTACCGTTTCTCCACTACGTATATAATAATGTCGACGTTGCCATGGCGCAAATAGTTTAAGGACCAACCAAATATACGGATGTTACATACTGTTGTAGCGGGCCATTTTTTAGCGAATGCCTCGTTACTTTTTTAACCCCCTTTCAAAATGTAACACAATGGAGAAGTAGTAAACCTCATTTTGCTCCTGACGTGATGCATAGTTGGAGAaaagttttttctctttttttttatttttttttattattttttttttttttttacaaaattttaaactaGTGCAACAATATGAGGAGGTATACGTACCAACGAAATACTTAAGAggagtgtattttttttcaaatggagaaaattttatatacGCTTCTCTTTATTCCTCCCCCTTCGTCACCTTATTTTCACGAATGCGAAACCTTATCCAAACGACTCTGCGAATGAATCGTAAAAATTCCTATGTACAATGTACATTTTGATGCATCCATAACAAGGTAATACTTAGCCCCCTGGACAATCACCTGAACGACATGGGTACACTCATCCATCCCCCCGCATGACACATGACGAGAGGCAAGACACACCCTAATGCATACCGGCGTATGTACAACCGAATAAAAATCTCTACATAACTGGGCCAAGGTATCCTGCGCGTCAGCTCAAAGTGCCACCACTCCTATCAGAGGTACCACTTCGATTTGAGGCACCCCTTCCCCGTGGACCCACATACACTCCATTTGCTCGCATCCCACTAGCGGGCCTCCTGCCTCCCCTTTGCCGACCCCTTTTATGGAATCAGAACtcaaaaatgaggaacagaaaaaaagaaacaaaaaaaaaatcctcctGTGCGGCCTGGTCTCAGGCATAGTTACGAAAACGTTATTTGCCCCCATGGACCGGATAAAGCTTTTCTACCAGATACAGCCAATGTTTAACCAGTactcaaaggagaaaagcaaAGATGATTTAAAGggcaagaagaaaaaacgcaTCAAGAGCAGGAGTTTGCTCCTAACCGGTGTAGACCAGTCGAGTAGCATACAGAGCGGGATGACAGAATCGGTCTCAAAGAGGAAGAGATATGCTCACAACGAAAATGTGCACTTgcgtaatttaaaaaacacCATAAATCAAATAATTCATAatagtataaaaaaaaaaaaaaaaaaaaaaattatcaacacGAGCGTAAAATACGCTCAACTGTGCAGGCACTATGATCACGCAAAGTATTCTTCTCCACAccaagtttttaaaaaaattttccacacATATTATCAAAATAGGACAAACATAAATAACGCAAATAATAATTACTCCCTTTTAAATATCAACACTAATGTCAAACACGCCTTGAGAAGCAGAAGCATCTTTTTCAGTAGGACAACACTCAGTCCTAGCCATCCAGTCAAATACCAAAGTATTATTCAaagctttctttttataataaaagaagagggCATATTGGGACTGTGGAAGGGAAACTTAATCAACACCATTCGAGGCGGAATTGTCTATTCAGCAAAATTTGGAACAAACGATttgataaaagaaaaatataaaaaaaaaaaaaaagatgacaGCCCTGCAGTAGAGGTATTCCCCAAAGGCTtacccaaaaaaaatgatgcaaAAAGCAATAgccaaaaaatgcaaaaaaactTTAATTATTACGAAAGTGTAATAGCTGGCTATGCCTCAGGTATAATACAAAAGACGATCTCATATCCCCTAGATTTACTAAGCATAAGAGTAGCCCTaggaataaatgaaaaatatttgagaAATAACAGCTCTatgtttaataaaaaaaaatccatccTTGGTATTATTCGTGAAATTAATAGTAATGAAGGATTTGCAGGATTTTTCAAAGGATATTTACCAACGCTATTAACAGGGGTACCTTATGTAACATTACAAATGTTATTTTTCgacttttataaaaatatttttgaaaattattttcctcatAAATCAAATTCCCTAAGTTCTGTGGCCATGTACTCATCCATGGCCGGATCGCTCAGCAACCTCTCCTCCTTAATAATTGTCTTCCCAGGGGACACCGTTCGAAAGAGAATGATGAACAATGGAATAGAcaacaaaaattatatttacaaaaataccATTCAttgtattaaaaatatttatcacTGCGAAGGGGTCAGAAATTTCTACTACGGTTTGTTTCCCTCCATGCTCAAGTCCATCCCTTCGGGCGCTATACAGTTCATGTCCTACGAAATTTTGAAGCATATGTTGTCGCAGGCCTGAGCTTTATGCATTGGCGCGACAGGTAGAAGTGGAAACACACTAGCGTAATCACAGTAAGGCCTAATCAACTTAATATCTGTGGCAACGTCTATcccgtaaaaaatgaattatcaATCCTCCAAATGGTGTAACTGTGTAACTGCTCATCCTCCATGCCGATCATTTTTAAAACCATGCCCTGTTTTCACATGCCCCCTAAGCAGCTTTTAatcttttccaattttcaaagtgttcaaaaatatttttcatttattccaCCGTTTCTCCATCCGTTTGTGTTTCGCTACAAGTGAATTAGCGCCCCTTTTACCTGGATGGcgtaattttc
Proteins encoded:
- a CDS encoding mitochondrial carrier protein, putative, encoding MESELKNEEQKKRNKKKILLCGLVSGIVTKTLFAPMDRIKLFYQIQPMFNQYSKEKSKDDLKGKKKKRIKSRSLLLTGVDQSSSIQSGMTESVSKRKRYAHNENVHLRNLKNTINQIIHNSIKKKKKKKIINTSVKYAQLCRHYDHAKYSSPHQVFKKIFHTYYQNRTNINNANNNYSLLNINTNVKHALRSRSIFFSRTTLSPSHPVKYQSIIQSFLFIIKEEGILGLWKGNLINTIRGGIVYSAKFGTNDLIKEKYKKKKKDDSPAVEVFPKGLPKKNDAKSNSQKMQKNFNYYESVIAGYASGIIQKTISYPLDLLSIRVALGINEKYLRNNSSMFNKKKSILGIIREINSNEGFAGFFKGYLPTLLTGVPYVTLQMLFFDFYKNIFENYFPHKSNSLSSVAMYSSMAGSLSNLSSLIIVFPGDTVRKRMMNNGIDNKNYIYKNTIHCIKNIYHCEGVRNFYYGLFPSMLKSIPSGAIQFMSYEILKHMLSQA